AATTTTACCCACGGAAGAGTTTcgtcttcttgtttttgcATTAACAACTAACCTATCGATAGATTTGTCCGTAGCTGATGTCATGTTGTCGTTATTTCTTCAGTTTCTCTGTATCTTGGAGTTCACTCTCAACACTGTCTAATATACCTTGCCACTTTAGATAGACAAGCAGTCAGATCAATTGAGACAACCTTACGAAATCGTTTGGCAAATATCTTGACCTTCTTAGTACAGGGCTGCAGTTTTCCTTGCCTTGTTTGTCAAGTGATAGCGCGTAAAATGTTGATGCTGCAATTTGCTTTTCCCgctaaaaaaatggaattttttcatcgtTTTTCACTACCCCTGGGCTGCCCTCGGTCAAGAAGGATTTCAAATGGAAGATGACGCATTAGGTAAGTTTAAAGCGTTAAATTCTCTATAAAAGGGATCTCTATTTACCTGTAATATACTATCGATATTAGTCTTGACGGACTGGGGTGTCCCTGGTCATAATACCCTAAAGGAAAAACGACTACGACCTTTGTCGGTCTAGCCGAAAGGTGTTTATATTTATGGAATCAGCAAGTGCAGGAAGATAGCAGGCTCTAAGATTGATTCAAAAGCTAAACCCTACATTACTGCCGCAGAACTTCGGTAGCCTTTGTACGTAATTATATACATTATTCTAATGGTTAACCTCATTTACCGTTATTAGTGATTAGTTAAGAAATTCGAATTACATAAATGAAACGCAATGGATTCTAACTGTTAAATATAGGGGCCATGCCAGAGGCAATGCGTAAATCTATCTAAGGAAACCGTTGACAAAAATGTCATCATCTGCGATTAAAATAAGGAATGCACTGTTGAAGGCAACAGATCCCAAGTTGAGAAGTGATAACTGGCAATACATTTTAGATGTTTGCGATTTGGTGAAGGAAGATCCCGAAGATAATGGACAAGAGGTTATGTCTCTTATAGAGAAGAGGCTAGAACAACAGGATGCTAACGTGATCTTAAGAACCCTCTCTTTGACGGTATCTTTGGCAGAAAATTGTGGTTCCCGCTTAAGACAGGAAAttagttcaaaaaattttaccTCTTTGTTATATGCGCTCATCGAGAGCCATTCTGTACACATTACTCTAAAAAAAGCGGTGACTGATGTTGTCAAGCAACTGTCTGATTCATTCAAGGATGACCCATCATTACGCGCCATGGGAGATCTATATgacaaaattaaaagaaaggcTCCATATTTGGTACAGCCTAATGTACCAGAGAAGCATAACATGAGTACCCAGGCAGACAACTCAGATGATGAGGAATTACAAAAAGCACTAAAAATGTCTTTGTTTGAGTAcgaaaagcaaaaaaagctacaagaacaggaaaaagaaagtgcCGAAGTCCTTCcgcagcaacagcagcagcatcAGCAGCAGAATCAAGCTCCTGCTCACAAAATACCGGCACAAACCGTTGTGAGAAGAGTTCGGGCTCTATATGACTTAACCACAAACGAACCGGATGAATTGTCCTTTAGGAAGGGCGATGTTATTACAGTGCTGGAACAAGTATATAGAGATTGGTGGAAGGGAGCTCTTCGAGGAAATATGGGTATATTTCCATTAAATTATGTAACACCGATTGTTGAGCCATcgaaagaagaaattgagaaggaaaaaaataaggaaGCCATAGTATTCTCTCAAAAAACTACCATAGATCAACTTCATAATTCGCTTAATGCAGCTTCTAAAACGGGAAATTCAAATGAAGTTTTGCAAGATCCTCATATTGGAGATATGTACGGATCTGTAACGCCTTTGAGACCTCAAGTTACGAGAATGTTAGGTAAATAtgctaaagaaaaagaagacatGTTATCCCTGCGTCAAGTCTTAGCAAATGCAGAACGCTCATATAATCAACTAATGGATCGTGCAGCTAACGCACATATCTCACCACCAGTTCCAGGCCCTGCACTCTACGCAGGAATGACTCATGCTAATAATACTCCAGTAATGCCACCTCAGAGGCAGAGTTACCAAAGCAATGAGTACTCACCTTACCCTTCTAATTTGCCAATCCAACATCCTACGAATAGCGCAAATAATACCCCACAATACGGTTATGATCTTGGATATTCAGTTGTTAGCCAACCACCACCTGGTTATGAACAATAGCCCTTCAACTTATATAGCACCTTTACAtatctttaatttttacGAAGAGCATTTTATTCAACTTTTGTACCTTTAAAGACGGTTTTCAGCCCACacattttttgttattttacACCACACAGTAAAactttcttgcttttttttcttgagaCTCCCCGACCATTGTTCGATATTCCAATTTTCGCAATCTTCAGAAAAGGGTATCCTAACATTCtaaattaataataaagaagagaGGCTACAAGCATTTATTAGTGTGAAGCATTTAAAGTAACTTCAGGAAATAAACGCGCAAATAAACCAAAAATGTCCACTGATTCTATTGTTAAAGCCTCCAACTGGAGATTAGTCGAAGTCGGCCGTGTCGTTTTGATCAAAAAGGGTCAATCCGCAGGTAAATTGGCTGCTATCGTTGAAATTATCGACCAAAAGAAGGTATGTTGAACCTAAAACCCACCGTGGACAAACTGAGGAGGAAATTGTAAGGAAGAGAAAGTCCCCGTATGTTCAGGGACCGCCAACGACTTCCTGATTCATGCCTGAATAGTGAAACATGTTAAACAATGAGTAGATGCTGAAATATGCAATGGGACAGAGGGCCGGAGATGtttctattctttttttgcataAACAACAGTGAAATTTCTACATATTTTGTTACTGGCAAACTCCTTCCCTGGCAGTTAATAACTCCCATACTTAAGAAGATAACTTCAGCACATGTAGCCATACCTCCTCAATTGCCAAATAATCTTTTCCTGTTTTCAAAGTATTTCAATTTACTAACAACTTTtatgaataattttttaaattattcGTTATAATTACTATAGGTTTTGATTGATGGTCCAAAAGCTGGTGTCCCACGTCAAGCCATCAACTTGGGTCAAGTTGTCTTAACTCCATTGACCTTTGCTCTACCAAGAGGTGCTAGAACTGCTACCGTTTCTAAGAAGTGGGCTGCTGCTGGTGTTTGCGAAAAGTGGGCTGCTTCATCTTGGGCTAAGAAGATTGCTCAACGTGAAAGACGTGCTGCTTTGACTGACTTTGAAAGATTCCAAGTTATGGTTTTAAGAAAGCAAAAGAGAT
This genomic interval from Saccharomyces cerevisiae S288C chromosome VIII, complete sequence contains the following:
- the HSE1 gene encoding ESCRT-0 subunit protein HSE1 (Subunit of the endosomal Vps27p-Hse1p complex; complex is required for sorting of ubiquitinated membrane proteins into intralumenal vesicles prior to vacuolar degradation, as well as for recycling of Golgi proteins and formation of lumenal membranes), which codes for MSSSAIKIRNALLKATDPKLRSDNWQYILDVCDLVKEDPEDNGQEVMSLIEKRLEQQDANVILRTLSLTVSLAENCGSRLRQEISSKNFTSLLYALIESHSVHITLKKAVTDVVKQLSDSFKDDPSLRAMGDLYDKIKRKAPYLVQPNVPEKHNMSTQADNSDDEELQKALKMSLFEYEKQKKLQEQEKESAEVLPQQQQQHQQQNQAPAHKIPAQTVVRRVRALYDLTTNEPDELSFRKGDVITVLEQVYRDWWKGALRGNMGIFPLNYVTPIVEPSKEEIEKEKNKEAIVFSQKTTIDQLHNSLNAASKTGNSNEVLQDPHIGDMYGSVTPLRPQVTRMLGKYAKEKEDMLSLRQVLANAERSYNQLMDRAANAHISPPVPGPALYAGMTHANNTPVMPPQRQSYQSNEYSPYPSNLPIQHPTNSANNTPQYGYDLGYSVVSQPPPGYEQ
- the RPL14B gene encoding 60S ribosomal protein eL14 RPL14B (Ribosomal 60S subunit protein L14B; homologous to mammalian ribosomal protein L14, no bacterial homolog; RPL14B has a paralog, RPL14A, that arose from the whole genome duplication; protein abundance increases in response to DNA replication stress), which produces MSTDSIVKASNWRLVEVGRVVLIKKGQSAGKLAAIVEIIDQKKVLIDGPKAGVPRQAINLGQVVLTPLTFALPRGARTATVSKKWAAAGVCEKWAASSWAKKIAQRERRAALTDFERFQVMVLRKQKRYTVKKALAKA